One genomic window of Quercus lobata isolate SW786 chromosome 9, ValleyOak3.0 Primary Assembly, whole genome shotgun sequence includes the following:
- the LOC115961716 gene encoding uncharacterized protein LOC115961716, giving the protein MDVKTAFLNGFLKEDVYIAQPKGFIDLHYPDHVLYLKKALYGLKQAPRAWSSTPTYMALIPLCLSSLCDSEGGKLNTPCSGFAKGPRFLNVVMTFTLTPLAHYNSITKLHVRFLLSLMEDLTIDFPSHFITSVIDVYQDTTTCDKPIFPSAITQTLQHFSIPIPLSPLFIVMGAISAGFVWQSKAQL; this is encoded by the exons atggatgtgaagacaGCTTTTCTGAACGGATTCCTGAAAGAAGATGTCTATATTGCTCAGCCTAAAGGTTTCATTGATCTACACTATCCAGATCATGTGTTGTACCTTAAGAAGGCTTTATATGGATTGAAGCAAGcacctagagcttg gagttctactccaacatacATGGCATTGATACCTCTGTGCCTCAGTTCGCTATGCGATTCAGAG GGTGGTAAGCTAAACACTCCATGCTCGGGTTTTGCAAAAGGCCCGAGATTCCTTAACGTGGTGATGACATTCACTCTCACACCATTggctcactataactccatcactaAGCTACATGttcgttttcttctttctttgatggaggatcttaCCATtgattttccctctcatttcatCACATCTGTTATTGATGTCTATCAGGATACCACTACTTGTGATAAGCCCATCTTTCCTTCAGCTATCACGCAGACCCTTCAGCACTTCTCCATTCctattcctctctctcctctctttatTGTCATGGGTGCCATTAGTGCTGGTTTTGTCTGGCAGAGTAAGGCTCAACTTTAG
- the LOC115962136 gene encoding uncharacterized protein LOC115962136, with protein MSPHKSTVKKIAKHPHYFPDSFRNDYANMAYIDHYKNASIVLERRVDIESLKDTFIPKVFKERTWSKLLNPMGDVYDCIIREFFANAFLECDHINCWVRGREFTISRDLIQELLEIQLTTPDTSLHYDERKEKLEPLVQVLGGQLKKKALHTIELSPEMRASAYIMIFNLYPMKNLTTLSGPRTVFLHDLFTHKEIDICGQIYHLFVKCIKKRKSRLTLPFPSLVMSLISRARVKIPSGLPVMQREEPISEQTIIWSKAHIPGPSIDVSQIPRDEAAEIDRFTSIPEDTP; from the coding sequence ATGTCTCCTCATAAGTCAACAGTGAAGAAAATAGCAAAGCATCCTCACTACTTCCCAGATTCGTTTAGAAACGATTATGCTAACATGGCATACATTGATCATTACAAGAACGCTTCGATCGTCTTGGAAAGGAGGGTGGATATTGAGTCCTTAAAGGACACATTCATTCCAAAAGTGTTCAAGGAAAGAACATGGAGCAAATTGCTGAATCCCATGGGTGATGTCTATGATTGCATCATAAGGGAGTTCTTTGCTAATGCTTTTTTGGAATGCGACCACATCAACTGTTGGGTAAGAGGGAGAGAGTTCACAATCTCAAGAGACTTAATTCAAGAGCTGCTAGAGATTCAACTGACGACTCCGGACACCTCTCTACACTATGATGAGAggaaagagaaacttgagcctCTTGTGCAAGTTCTTGGAGGTCAACTCAAGAAGAAGGCCTTGCACACAATTGAGCTTTCTCCGGAGATGCGAGCTTCGGCCTATATCATGATCTTCAACCTTTATCCGATGAAGAATTTGACAACCTTGTCGGGGCCAAGGACCGTCTTCCTACATGATCTCTTTACTCACAAAGAGATTGATATTTGTGGTCAAATCTACCATCTCTTCGTCAAGTGCATTAAGAAGAGAAAGTCAAGGCTAACTCTACCATTCCCAAGCCTTGTCATGTCTCTAATATCAAGGGCAAGGGTGAAGATTCCAAGTGGTCTTCCGGTCATGCAAAGGGAAGAGCCTATTAGTGAGCAAACTATTATCTGGAGTAAAGCTCACATTCCTGGACCAAGCATCGATGTATCTCAAATTCCAAGAGATGAAGCTGCAGAAATTGATCGTTTCACTTCAATACCAGAGGATACTCCATAG